One segment of Metallosphaera cuprina Ar-4 DNA contains the following:
- a CDS encoding thiolase domain-containing protein — protein MVGVDIVGVGWFGFSPNVHDHSFREMMFEAATRAFQDAGAMNPREQVDAFISCQEDFWEGISISDEFAPDPIGGSMRPTMTVAGDGIEGLAHGVMLIKTGIADVVVVESHAKPSDILTFNKIVELAMDPIYLRGRKVVNYHFIAALDAVKYMRRTGISREDLASVVIKNKGNGLKTSRAPFSSRLSKEDVMSQEVIVYPFTDVDIARPVDAGIVVILASDSFSRKFNDTPIAIKGIGYATDSSNFELAALGEANYMRVASSIAYDMANIESPLKVSGIFVDDRYSYKELEHLEALGINEVAEKLKEGYFHQGSYLPVNPFGGHLAKGYPLEAAGLSLVLDAVEYLREGAESAIVGSWRGIPTFTGGTVVLSR, from the coding sequence TCGGATTCTCACCTAACGTGCACGATCACTCGTTCAGAGAGATGATGTTTGAGGCAGCAACGAGAGCCTTCCAGGACGCTGGAGCGATGAACCCGAGAGAACAAGTTGACGCGTTCATCTCGTGCCAAGAAGATTTCTGGGAAGGCATATCTATCTCAGACGAGTTCGCCCCTGACCCTATAGGGGGTTCTATGAGACCTACTATGACGGTTGCAGGAGACGGAATAGAGGGATTGGCTCACGGTGTGATGTTGATAAAAACTGGGATAGCTGATGTGGTCGTAGTCGAATCGCACGCTAAGCCAAGCGATATTCTTACTTTCAATAAGATAGTAGAACTTGCTATGGACCCGATCTACTTAAGAGGGAGAAAAGTGGTGAACTACCATTTCATAGCAGCTCTTGACGCTGTAAAGTACATGCGTAGGACTGGAATAAGTAGAGAAGACCTAGCGTCTGTGGTAATTAAGAACAAGGGTAATGGATTGAAAACTTCAAGGGCACCTTTCTCCTCTAGGCTGTCTAAAGAGGACGTGATGTCTCAAGAAGTTATCGTTTATCCGTTCACCGACGTGGACATAGCTAGACCAGTCGACGCAGGGATAGTGGTTATCTTAGCCTCAGATTCTTTCTCACGAAAGTTCAACGATACACCTATAGCGATAAAAGGGATAGGATACGCCACAGATAGTTCTAACTTTGAGTTGGCCGCGTTAGGCGAGGCCAATTACATGAGAGTGGCCTCATCGATAGCCTATGACATGGCCAACATTGAATCTCCTTTAAAAGTCTCTGGAATCTTCGTAGATGATAGGTATAGTTACAAGGAACTAGAACATCTGGAGGCTTTAGGAATCAACGAGGTGGCTGAAAAGTTGAAAGAAGGTTACTTCCATCAAGGCAGTTACCTGCCAGTTAATCCGTTTGGAGGGCACTTGGCCAAAGGCTATCCGCTGGAGGCGGCTGGATTGTCCTTGGTCCTTGACGCGGTGGAGTACTTAAGGGAGGGAGCCGAATCGGCCATAGTTGGTAGTTGGAGAGGGATTCCAACTTTCACTGGGGGTACGGTGGTGTTAAGCAGATGA